Genomic window (Nymphaea colorata isolate Beijing-Zhang1983 chromosome 1, ASM883128v2, whole genome shotgun sequence):
AATTCTAAATCATTAATTTGTGGATCGCATGACTGTGTTTGATTTTGGATGTGCAGAGGCAAGGTGAGGATTTTATGTTAACTTGGGACATATAAAGTTGGTCCCAGAGGGAAAACATGGCCGACTTACCGGGATACATGTTAACCTGTCTCCATTCACTTAGACTTGCTGGTTTGGCAATCTTGGTTTCAGTTGGAATTGTCTTGCAAGTGTTGGTCTGTATTCTCTTTTCCTTATGAGTTTTGGTTGTGCCCTCCATCTGATTGGTCTTATTTGTCAATGACATTGGCCTCTTCTTTCCCCATTTTGTTGCAGGCATGTGCTTTGTATAATAATTGGTGGCCTATGCTAACGGGTAAATATTGTTACCTTGAGCTTATGATTTCTTTTGCAGTTTACAAATATTGTTATGAGAAAAATGGGTAACTGTCACCATATAGCAGCTGTCAATGGTTCTTTAGTTGGCATCATGAATCTCCTATGTAATTATTTTCTAGACTAATGATGTCTCTCTTTCGTCATGCTTTTGATCTGCAAAATCTACACTTTGAAAGTTGCTTGTCTTAGCAGGATGCTCCCTTGtattaaaaatttctaactgGTCATACACATTCCTTGAATTGTCAGAAGCTGCTTCATAGCATTCTTACTCATAAATTGAACTGTTACATCTGAAAGCATGAGAgttcaaactttgttgttcaaatCTTCTCTATGAATTCAATCATTTGATCTTGGAAATAGATGCTTCCATGTCATTATGGCGGGTTGTGGTTTGGCTTTGAATAAAAACTTATTGCATTCACAAACACATGCAATCCATCAACTTAGATGTTGACAGTTTTGTACATGGAAGTCCTATTTTTTGCCAGTTTTGCTCTTTCCATAccggaagaaaaagaaggcagaAACAAAGAATAATCATGCAACATACCTACTTATTGCTGGATAATGTCATTCAACTCTTCTTTTAGCAGTCATAGTGTAACTCATAGCATGAGTTTCAACGCTGGTTGcatcatgatcatcatcatAACCCACCCATTCTCTCTTGTGCATATATCATACATACACAATTTATACTTCGTGGTTTTATAGAATAAGTGCTgcttttcctattttggtgatcTTTTGAAATTTGCTCACTTTAACTATCCAGTCTTGCATTCACTAAACATGTGGATTGCTTAAAACAGGCATCTTACTGTATGGAATCATGTGTATCAATTCTCTTGCTTCCGATGGTTGTGAAGCTGcagtttcaacattttttttcatatacttTAACTAAAGTAACAACTCTCTAATAATTAGTCTAGCAAATTAATTGAAAGCAGCAGCTGTGTGACCAGTGAAATTTCTTGAATCTTTTCACTTGATCTTCAAGTATATGGTCCTTCTGCATGCCTTGAGATTTTAGTCTTTGCAGTGTTGATGTACGTGATGCTGCCTATGCCCTGCTTGTTTTTCTTGGGAAGTGACAATTCTATCTTCTCTAGTGGGGGTGGGGGGTAAGAAAAGATATAATACCTCACTTCAATGGCTTCATTTTCTGAAAGTAAGCTTCtggttgtaagttgtaacaaaTTTTTTCCGGAACATATGCAGCTGGGTTGATGCAGCCAAGTTTTTGACTGGAGCTTCTGCAGTTGGGAGCATAGCTATTCCTGCCATTTTAAAGCATGCAAATGTCATAGGCTGGGGAGCCCTGTTAATGGAGATCtcgtcattttttatttttgggtttGCTATAGTGTTCACCATCCTAATGAATAGTGAATCAGACTACAGCTCCTATGGGATGTTTTGAAGCATGGGAACAGGCTATCCTTTGTTCTTACAGTTGGTGTCTGGTATTgagtgtttcttttttctttttttattctttttttattctttttttacaTACTCAGTTTTTGTTCATGCTACCATGATTTGGTcagtttctaatttttttgatttcaataatttttatgtAACTGAATCAACTGTAAATCCTCTGTAATTAACATCCCGGGTTTGTTTTCATTCGTTGTGAAGCAGTAGATTACAAATGTTCTGTCCTTAACAAGCTCTTATGTCTGGGTAGAACGCGAGGTGCTGTGGTGATAGAGAGTTCATTATGTTCAAatgtttcataaaaaaatgtatgcCTTTGTCCGTAGTAAATCATTTATGAAGTCCATCACAATGTGTACCGATTGCCAAAAAGGTTGTCTGCTGGTATTCATTCCAAAGAAAGCATTTGCTTTGCCTTGTCCTTGATTTTCACAGCTTTCTGTGGTTTTTCAATGATTGCAACTCGTATCAGGATAAAGAAATACAAAAGTGTGGCCTATCCTGTGATTCTCGATTTTGGTTGGTGATTATAATGATGAACTGACCCTGCTATGACGCCTAAGATGTGAAAACATGCAAACCTTGTGAAGATAATGAAGTTGTTTCCTAGCAGGAAATACTGCAAGGGATATATAGAGATGCTGACAGAGTGGACAGTACTGTGGGATCCGCAGTCATTGTTCGAATCCCATAAGCATAATTTCATGTGTAAGCCAAATCAAATTTTCGTAGAAACTTATCTCTGCTCTTATTTGAGTGGTTCAGGTCTCCTGTTCCCTTCACAACACGACTATAGATTAttttgaaacacaaaaaaagctATCAGAATCAAGACGTGGGGAAGGATTGCTGGTCAACACTACGCAACAGGTTTCTGACCGACACCAAGAGAGAGTCCAAGCGAATGGGAATATGCAGCTGGCTGACCTGGTAAGTCGGCCATGTTTGCCATTTGGACACCAACTATATATGCTCAGTTTTCAATAACCCATACCTTGCCTCTGCCTAGAGATATAAATGGATTGGATCTACTCAATTACCAATtctattttgaatttgtttagTCAGAACTGGTAAGATCACTAACGAATTACCGATTCAGTGTGCATTTTTATGACACGACtatgaatttgagttcaataTCCAACTGGGGTTTGATAGATTCGGACCCTTTTACATATAAAACTCGAATCTTCGGCTGGTTGGATCTAAATTGGCTTTAGAAAAAAAGGGTCAGAATGAAAGCACGAATCTGAATTCAGTTGCGTGGAATCTAACTAAGTCGAATTCAGTAAAGGCCGGATCaagcctgggcatcaggccgggcccgataggccaTCCCGACTCCCGCCCTCCATCTCCctcactccctctccctccttctctcccgctctccctctccgcttcccctctctctctctctctctctctctctctctctctctctctctgctcccgctccccctctccctctccctctcggcttcccctctccctctctgctcctgctccccctctccctctctgctccactccctctccctcctcctccgtctccctcgccACTCCCCCTCCTCCTCAGTCTCCCTCGctgctccccctcctcctccgtctcctcCATCGGAGGGCGACGGGGGGCAGGGGGAAGGGCGACGGGAGGGCAaggggaaagggggtcgggagggAGGGCCGGGTCCGGGCCGAGACCCAGGCTATCAGGCCGGGCctgggccagcccgatgcccaggcctccCGAAGAGGAACCGTCTGAGTCCTTAACTCCGCCCATCAAGAAATTCCAAAGCCAATCATATTTACCTCCATTCATCAATAATTTACAAGCCGCAAATTCCTTATTCATCCACGAAAGAATTCAAGAATTAGTGGAGGTTAATACATGTTCAACTCTTAAGGGTGTTACTGATAATAATATAGTGATACATGAGTTGGTGGGTGTACTGTACTCTATCTAGGTCCTGATATAGCTCAAGGCGAAGAGAGGAGAAAAGCTTTCGGGCTTTTTTTTCAGACTTCCAGACAGTGGGTTGTTAACTTCATTCTCAACTGAAAATAAATACTTACTATCCCAAACCCAATTAGGTTGACATTGTATCTAACATTTTGAACCTGTTGAAGGTTCTCATGACTTGTCGTCCTATTTTTGTCTACTACACCCTCTCATATATGACAATCACTCATTCAAAAAATTGCATTATATTtcacttcaaaagaaaaatctcattATGGAAAGGAACTTTTCATGAAGCCTGTAGGAATTCAAGAAAGCGCactcctttcttttctaaatagaaagtgttcttcttttttaataCGTTTACTTGTGCTAAAACTTTGCAAATACGGCTTAAGAAGACCAAAGTTGGCAAAAATCTGCAAAATTGCctacaatttcaaaatttctaacaTGCAAGGAGACATTATTAACAGGGGCGGAGGCAAATGAAGGAAGAAGGCACAATCCTCTTCtggattttcttttaatggcAACCCTTCGTTTGGAGCCACATATTGGCCAGAAAAAGTGCCCATCTGCCCATGTTCTATCATGTCAATTATTTAGAGTAATTTGGTGGCCCAAAATAAGCTCAAACATGTGTGTGGTAAGAGTCCTCGTCTTTGTGGTTTTAGCCGCTCGATGTTCAAAAGAGATGCTTATGCCTTGTGACTGGATCGGATTTCCATCAAAGAGCTGGAACTCTGCTCTTGGTCACCAGTGTACTACCGATCGATGGACTGCTGAATAACGAAATGGGTAGCCTGCTGGTGGTGCAGGATCAGCCTGAACTCTACTTTTTTGGGACATTGTCGCTGTTTGTGATAATTGTGATGGGTCGACGTTCGGCATGAAATCTGATCGAGGGACATACTGGACAAACGTGGGACAATCTCGTAATTTTTTCACCGTGTCGATAACGTTAGCCGTTCGTTCCGATTGTGGTGTTCGTCCTTTGCTTCCGCACGGTGACACAGTCACAGACAGtcttcgctctctctcttcggCTCCCGAGCTCACTTCCTCCTCCAACTCATTGttcttgctttttacttctctTCTGAATCGACTGGGAGATGGAAATCCAAATCTTGAGAGGAAATCCCAGTTCCCTCTTCACCATCTCCCCCAGAGGCAaaggtgctctctctctctctctctctctctcgctcgctcgctcgctctatccttcttctttttattttgagataTGGTGAATCCTCCGATGTGCAGAAATTCTCCATAAGAAATCATGCTCTGTTGTGGTCAGAAATCGTTTCTCTGAGCTTCAAGCTCGTATTAGACCCCCGAGCGGATCGAGTAGGCGTGCAGTTTTAAGGAAGGCCACTTCGGTTGAAGGTAGTTTTCTTTATTCAGtgaggaaattttttttcttgctctctAGTGAGTGGACAGAGCTGGGGGGAATATTGGTTTCTGAATTTTGTTTCAAGTTCAAAAGCTGGTGCACGTCTACTTGTCTTACTAATAGAAGTCGATGCAATATGGTCGTGCACAAGGTGGTATGGTTACTTTGAACGAATCATTGTGTTTGAGCTTTGTGATGATTAGCTTCTCCATTGCTTGGTATGCGAGATGTATGAATTTGCCTTTGACCTGTTGTTGTACTTTGCAATTTTCGGTGCTACTTTTCTTTGCGTTTTTTCTACTCTAGCAACATggagttcttttcttcttgcctGAGTGGAACTGGAATGGCTGTTCAAATCTCG
Coding sequences:
- the LOC116249926 gene encoding vacuolar protein sorting-associated protein 55 homolog, which codes for MADLPGYMLTCLHSLRLAGLAILVSVGIVLQVLACALYNNWWPMLTVLMYVMLPMPCLFFLGSDNSIFSSGGGGWVDAAKFLTGASAVGSIAIPAILKHANVIGWGALLMEISSFFIFGFAIVFTILMNSESDYSSYGMF